A genomic window from Mustela erminea isolate mMusErm1 chromosome 16, mMusErm1.Pri, whole genome shotgun sequence includes:
- the LOC116574735 gene encoding maestro heat-like repeat-containing protein family member 6 isoform X2 gives MAWGAWGQTRGGPVGALTLTALAEGIQANQGQTPGSSVLGRQPRHGLEPELDPKSVAAVPAPGCEAPEGPCQDPQSSREEGALADLGAYTAACLQEAGIVGTQATALTLPSAPEAQGQPLEAQVYALVSRLLAQVPSLAEGRPRRAALRVLSALAREHAREVVTLGAQAGAPRWDERARWRLLPNDPGSWVTLPRRSSLGFPSVQGLCPTPDPVSAAPTPRAVAELWPSLSRNQCVNGQVLVQLLWALKDQAGRELEALALLLLLVTQLHQLARGVRAPGSPKVWGPWQRGPPPSQASCAVEALKALLAGDGGRMVVTCMEQAGGWRRLVGAHTHLEGVLLLASAMVAHADHHLRGLFANLLPQLRSPDDAQRLTAMAFFAGLLQSRPTARLLREEVILERLQAWQGDPEPTVRWLGLLGLGHLALDRGKVRHGSRLLPTLLGALGEGDARLVDAALGALGRLLRQPRAPVRLLSAQLGPWLPRLLDDARESVRASAVGLLGTLVRRGRGGLRVGLRGPLRKLVLQSVVPLLLRLQDPSRDAAESSEWTLARCDQALRWGLLEDTVTVAHYDSPEALSRICHCLVQRYPSHTPSFLSQTQGYLRSPQTPLRWGAAVLLGFLVHHTSPGRVHEDLLDSLLQDLGQLQSDPEPAVAAAAHASAQQVALLARAQAWPRRPGLLDLPLPLLRPGLWHRSPPPRPPPVYPNSPFQPRSVIGRWGCLGPECA, from the exons ATGGCTTGGGGGGCGTGGGGCCAGACCCGCGGGGGCCCTGTGGGGGCTCTAACTCTGACAGCTCTGGCTGAAGGGATCCAGGCCAACCAGGGACAGACCCCAGGTAGCTCTGTCCTTGGCCGTCAGCCCAGACATGGGCTTGAACCTGAGTTGGATCCCAAGAGTGTGGCTGCTGTCCCCGCCCCGGGCTGTGAGGCCCCTGAGGGACCCTGTCAG GACCCCCAGAGCTCCCGGGAGGAGGGGGCCCTTGCGGACCTGGGGGCGTACACCGCGGCCTGCCTGCAAGAGGCCGGCATTGTGGGGACGCAGGCGACAGCGCTCACACTGCCCTCAGCTCCGGAGGCCCAGGGCCAGCCTCTGGAGGCCCAG GTGTATGCCCTGGTGAGCCGGCTGCTGGCGCAGGTGCCCAGCCTGGCCGAAGGGAGGCCCCGGCGGGCGGCCCTCCGGGTGCTGAGCGCGCTGGCCCGGGAGCACGCTCGGGAGGTG GTCACACTGGGAGCCCAGGCCGGGGCTCCAAGGTGGGACGAGCGAGCCAGGTGGCGGCTTCTCCCCAACGACCCTGGCTCTTGGGTCACTCTGCCCAGGAGAAGTTCTCTGGGGTTTCCTTCTGTACAGGGACTGTGCCCAACACCAG ACCCTGTCTCAGCGGCTCCCACCCCCAGGGCGGTGGCTGAACTGTGGCCCAGCCTGAGCCGGAATCAGTGCGTGAACGGGCAGGTGCTGGTCCAGCTGCTGTGGGCGCTGAAGGACCAAGCCGGGCGGGAGCTGGAGGCCTTGGCG ctcctgctcctgctggtCACGCAGCTACACCAGCTAGCGCGGGGCGTGCGCGCCCCTGGCTCCCCGAAGGTGTGGGGCCCCTGGCAGCGAGGGCCGCCGCCCAGCCAGGCCAG CTGCGCGGTGGAGGCCTTGAAGGCCTTGCTCGCCGGGGACGGTGGCCGCATGGTAGTCACGTGCATGGAGCAGGCCGGCggctggaggaggctggtggGAGCCCACACCCACCTAGAAGGCGTCCTGCTGCTGGCCAG TGCCATGGTGGCCCACGCGGACCACCACCTGCGAGGCCTGTTCGCGAACTTGCTGCCGCAGCTGCGCAGCCCCGACGACGCGCAGCGCCTCACGGCGATGGCCTTCTTCGCcggg CTGCTGCAGAGTCGGCCCACGGCGAGGCTCCTGCGGGAGGAGGTCATCCTGGAGCGGCTCCAGGCCTGGCAGGGCGACCCCGAGCCCACCGTGCGCTGGCTGGGCCTGCTGGGCCTCGGCCACCTAGCGCTGGACCGCGGGAAG GTGCGGCACGGGAGCAGGCTGCTGCCCACGCTGCTGGGTGCGCTGGGCGAGGGCGACGCGAGGCTCGTGGACGCGGCGCTGGGCGCGCTGGGGAGGCTCCTGCGGCAGCCGCGGGCGCCCGTGCGCCTCCTGAGCGCCCAGCTGGGGCCCTGGCTACCGCGGCTGCTGGACGAC GCCAGGGAGTCGGTCCGCGCCTCGGCCGTGGGGCTTCTCGGGACGCTGGtgcggcggggccggggcgggctcCGGGTGGGGCTCCGCGGCCCCCTCCGGAAGCTGGTGCTCCAGAGCGTCGTCCCTCTGCTGTTGCGCCTGCAAGATCCCAGCCGCGATGCCGCTGAG AGTTCAGAGTGGACCCTGGCCCGCTGTGACCAGGCCTTACGTTGGGGCCTGCTGGAGGACACGGTCACTGTGGCCCACTACGACAGCCCTGAGGCCCTAAGCCGCATCTGCCACTGCCTG GTTCAGCGGTACCCAAGTCACACCCCCAGCTTCCTGAGCCAGACCCAGGGCTACCTGCGGAGCCCACAGACCCCTTTGCGCTGGGGCGCGGCCGTGCTCCTAG GCTTCCTCGTCCATCACACCAGCCCTGGCCGTGTCCACGAGGACCtgctggactccctgctccagg ACCTGGGACAGCTGCAGAGTGACCCAGAGCCCGCTGTGGCCGCCGCGGCTCATGCGTCCGCCCAACAGGTGGCGCTGCTGGCCCGCGCCCAGGCCTGGCCCCGCCGCCCAGGACTCCTagacctgcccctgcctctcctccgCCCAGGCCTCTGGCACCGCAGCCcgcccccccggcccccaccaGTCTACCCCAACAGCCCATTCCAGCCCCGGAGCGTCATAGGCCGCTGGGGCTGCCTGGGACCCGAATGCGCCTGA
- the LOC116574735 gene encoding maestro heat-like repeat-containing protein family member 6 isoform X5 translates to MAWGAWGQTRGGPVGALTLTALAEGIQANQGQTPGSSVLGRQPRHGLEPELDPKSVAAVPAPGCEAPEGPCQVTLGAQAGAPRWDERARWRLLPNDPGSWVTLPRRSSLGFPSVQGLCPTPDPVSAAPTPRAVAELWPSLSRNQCVNGQVLVQLLWALKDQAGRELEALAATRALGEMLAVSGCVGATRGFYPQLLLLLVTQLHQLARGVRAPGSPKVWGPWQRGPPPSQASCAVEALKALLAGDGGRMVVTCMEQAGGWRRLVGAHTHLEGVLLLASAMVAHADHHLRGLFANLLPQLRSPDDAQRLTAMAFFAGLLQSRPTARLLREEVILERLQAWQGDPEPTVRWLGLLGLGHLALDRGKVRHGSRLLPTLLGALGEGDARLVDAALGALGRLLRQPRAPVRLLSAQLGPWLPRLLDDARESVRASAVGLLGTLVRRGRGGLRVGLRGPLRKLVLQSVVPLLLRLQDPSRDAAESSEWTLARCDQALRWGLLEDTVTVAHYDSPEALSRICHCLVQRYPSHTPSFLSQTQGYLRSPQTPLRWGAAVLLGFLVHHTSPGRVHEDLLDSLLQDLGQLQSDPEPAVAAAAHASAQQVALLARAQAWPRRPGLLDLPLPLLRPGLWHRSPPPRPPPVYPNSPFQPRSVIGRWGCLGPECA, encoded by the exons ATGGCTTGGGGGGCGTGGGGCCAGACCCGCGGGGGCCCTGTGGGGGCTCTAACTCTGACAGCTCTGGCTGAAGGGATCCAGGCCAACCAGGGACAGACCCCAGGTAGCTCTGTCCTTGGCCGTCAGCCCAGACATGGGCTTGAACCTGAGTTGGATCCCAAGAGTGTGGCTGCTGTCCCCGCCCCGGGCTGTGAGGCCCCTGAGGGACCCTGTCAG GTCACACTGGGAGCCCAGGCCGGGGCTCCAAGGTGGGACGAGCGAGCCAGGTGGCGGCTTCTCCCCAACGACCCTGGCTCTTGGGTCACTCTGCCCAGGAGAAGTTCTCTGGGGTTTCCTTCTGTACAGGGACTGTGCCCAACACCAG ACCCTGTCTCAGCGGCTCCCACCCCCAGGGCGGTGGCTGAACTGTGGCCCAGCCTGAGCCGGAATCAGTGCGTGAACGGGCAGGTGCTGGTCCAGCTGCTGTGGGCGCTGAAGGACCAAGCCGGGCGGGAGCTGGAGGCCTTGGCG GCCACTCGGGCCCTTGGGGAGATGCTGGCTGTGTCTGGCTGCGTGGGTGCCACGCGGGGCTTCTACCCacagctcctgctcctgctggtCACGCAGCTACACCAGCTAGCGCGGGGCGTGCGCGCCCCTGGCTCCCCGAAGGTGTGGGGCCCCTGGCAGCGAGGGCCGCCGCCCAGCCAGGCCAG CTGCGCGGTGGAGGCCTTGAAGGCCTTGCTCGCCGGGGACGGTGGCCGCATGGTAGTCACGTGCATGGAGCAGGCCGGCggctggaggaggctggtggGAGCCCACACCCACCTAGAAGGCGTCCTGCTGCTGGCCAG TGCCATGGTGGCCCACGCGGACCACCACCTGCGAGGCCTGTTCGCGAACTTGCTGCCGCAGCTGCGCAGCCCCGACGACGCGCAGCGCCTCACGGCGATGGCCTTCTTCGCcggg CTGCTGCAGAGTCGGCCCACGGCGAGGCTCCTGCGGGAGGAGGTCATCCTGGAGCGGCTCCAGGCCTGGCAGGGCGACCCCGAGCCCACCGTGCGCTGGCTGGGCCTGCTGGGCCTCGGCCACCTAGCGCTGGACCGCGGGAAG GTGCGGCACGGGAGCAGGCTGCTGCCCACGCTGCTGGGTGCGCTGGGCGAGGGCGACGCGAGGCTCGTGGACGCGGCGCTGGGCGCGCTGGGGAGGCTCCTGCGGCAGCCGCGGGCGCCCGTGCGCCTCCTGAGCGCCCAGCTGGGGCCCTGGCTACCGCGGCTGCTGGACGAC GCCAGGGAGTCGGTCCGCGCCTCGGCCGTGGGGCTTCTCGGGACGCTGGtgcggcggggccggggcgggctcCGGGTGGGGCTCCGCGGCCCCCTCCGGAAGCTGGTGCTCCAGAGCGTCGTCCCTCTGCTGTTGCGCCTGCAAGATCCCAGCCGCGATGCCGCTGAG AGTTCAGAGTGGACCCTGGCCCGCTGTGACCAGGCCTTACGTTGGGGCCTGCTGGAGGACACGGTCACTGTGGCCCACTACGACAGCCCTGAGGCCCTAAGCCGCATCTGCCACTGCCTG GTTCAGCGGTACCCAAGTCACACCCCCAGCTTCCTGAGCCAGACCCAGGGCTACCTGCGGAGCCCACAGACCCCTTTGCGCTGGGGCGCGGCCGTGCTCCTAG GCTTCCTCGTCCATCACACCAGCCCTGGCCGTGTCCACGAGGACCtgctggactccctgctccagg ACCTGGGACAGCTGCAGAGTGACCCAGAGCCCGCTGTGGCCGCCGCGGCTCATGCGTCCGCCCAACAGGTGGCGCTGCTGGCCCGCGCCCAGGCCTGGCCCCGCCGCCCAGGACTCCTagacctgcccctgcctctcctccgCCCAGGCCTCTGGCACCGCAGCCcgcccccccggcccccaccaGTCTACCCCAACAGCCCATTCCAGCCCCGGAGCGTCATAGGCCGCTGGGGCTGCCTGGGACCCGAATGCGCCTGA
- the LOC116574735 gene encoding maestro heat-like repeat-containing protein family member 6 isoform X1, with product MAWGAWGQTRGGPVGALTLTALAEGIQANQGQTPGSSVLGRQPRHGLEPELDPKSVAAVPAPGCEAPEGPCQDPQSSREEGALADLGAYTAACLQEAGIVGTQATALTLPSAPEAQGQPLEAQVYALVSRLLAQVPSLAEGRPRRAALRVLSALAREHAREVVTLGAQAGAPRWDERARWRLLPNDPGSWVTLPRRSSLGFPSVQGLCPTPDPVSAAPTPRAVAELWPSLSRNQCVNGQVLVQLLWALKDQAGRELEALAATRALGEMLAVSGCVGATRGFYPQLLLLLVTQLHQLARGVRAPGSPKVWGPWQRGPPPSQASCAVEALKALLAGDGGRMVVTCMEQAGGWRRLVGAHTHLEGVLLLASAMVAHADHHLRGLFANLLPQLRSPDDAQRLTAMAFFAGLLQSRPTARLLREEVILERLQAWQGDPEPTVRWLGLLGLGHLALDRGKVRHGSRLLPTLLGALGEGDARLVDAALGALGRLLRQPRAPVRLLSAQLGPWLPRLLDDARESVRASAVGLLGTLVRRGRGGLRVGLRGPLRKLVLQSVVPLLLRLQDPSRDAAESSEWTLARCDQALRWGLLEDTVTVAHYDSPEALSRICHCLVQRYPSHTPSFLSQTQGYLRSPQTPLRWGAAVLLGFLVHHTSPGRVHEDLLDSLLQDLGQLQSDPEPAVAAAAHASAQQVALLARAQAWPRRPGLLDLPLPLLRPGLWHRSPPPRPPPVYPNSPFQPRSVIGRWGCLGPECA from the exons ATGGCTTGGGGGGCGTGGGGCCAGACCCGCGGGGGCCCTGTGGGGGCTCTAACTCTGACAGCTCTGGCTGAAGGGATCCAGGCCAACCAGGGACAGACCCCAGGTAGCTCTGTCCTTGGCCGTCAGCCCAGACATGGGCTTGAACCTGAGTTGGATCCCAAGAGTGTGGCTGCTGTCCCCGCCCCGGGCTGTGAGGCCCCTGAGGGACCCTGTCAG GACCCCCAGAGCTCCCGGGAGGAGGGGGCCCTTGCGGACCTGGGGGCGTACACCGCGGCCTGCCTGCAAGAGGCCGGCATTGTGGGGACGCAGGCGACAGCGCTCACACTGCCCTCAGCTCCGGAGGCCCAGGGCCAGCCTCTGGAGGCCCAG GTGTATGCCCTGGTGAGCCGGCTGCTGGCGCAGGTGCCCAGCCTGGCCGAAGGGAGGCCCCGGCGGGCGGCCCTCCGGGTGCTGAGCGCGCTGGCCCGGGAGCACGCTCGGGAGGTG GTCACACTGGGAGCCCAGGCCGGGGCTCCAAGGTGGGACGAGCGAGCCAGGTGGCGGCTTCTCCCCAACGACCCTGGCTCTTGGGTCACTCTGCCCAGGAGAAGTTCTCTGGGGTTTCCTTCTGTACAGGGACTGTGCCCAACACCAG ACCCTGTCTCAGCGGCTCCCACCCCCAGGGCGGTGGCTGAACTGTGGCCCAGCCTGAGCCGGAATCAGTGCGTGAACGGGCAGGTGCTGGTCCAGCTGCTGTGGGCGCTGAAGGACCAAGCCGGGCGGGAGCTGGAGGCCTTGGCG GCCACTCGGGCCCTTGGGGAGATGCTGGCTGTGTCTGGCTGCGTGGGTGCCACGCGGGGCTTCTACCCacagctcctgctcctgctggtCACGCAGCTACACCAGCTAGCGCGGGGCGTGCGCGCCCCTGGCTCCCCGAAGGTGTGGGGCCCCTGGCAGCGAGGGCCGCCGCCCAGCCAGGCCAG CTGCGCGGTGGAGGCCTTGAAGGCCTTGCTCGCCGGGGACGGTGGCCGCATGGTAGTCACGTGCATGGAGCAGGCCGGCggctggaggaggctggtggGAGCCCACACCCACCTAGAAGGCGTCCTGCTGCTGGCCAG TGCCATGGTGGCCCACGCGGACCACCACCTGCGAGGCCTGTTCGCGAACTTGCTGCCGCAGCTGCGCAGCCCCGACGACGCGCAGCGCCTCACGGCGATGGCCTTCTTCGCcggg CTGCTGCAGAGTCGGCCCACGGCGAGGCTCCTGCGGGAGGAGGTCATCCTGGAGCGGCTCCAGGCCTGGCAGGGCGACCCCGAGCCCACCGTGCGCTGGCTGGGCCTGCTGGGCCTCGGCCACCTAGCGCTGGACCGCGGGAAG GTGCGGCACGGGAGCAGGCTGCTGCCCACGCTGCTGGGTGCGCTGGGCGAGGGCGACGCGAGGCTCGTGGACGCGGCGCTGGGCGCGCTGGGGAGGCTCCTGCGGCAGCCGCGGGCGCCCGTGCGCCTCCTGAGCGCCCAGCTGGGGCCCTGGCTACCGCGGCTGCTGGACGAC GCCAGGGAGTCGGTCCGCGCCTCGGCCGTGGGGCTTCTCGGGACGCTGGtgcggcggggccggggcgggctcCGGGTGGGGCTCCGCGGCCCCCTCCGGAAGCTGGTGCTCCAGAGCGTCGTCCCTCTGCTGTTGCGCCTGCAAGATCCCAGCCGCGATGCCGCTGAG AGTTCAGAGTGGACCCTGGCCCGCTGTGACCAGGCCTTACGTTGGGGCCTGCTGGAGGACACGGTCACTGTGGCCCACTACGACAGCCCTGAGGCCCTAAGCCGCATCTGCCACTGCCTG GTTCAGCGGTACCCAAGTCACACCCCCAGCTTCCTGAGCCAGACCCAGGGCTACCTGCGGAGCCCACAGACCCCTTTGCGCTGGGGCGCGGCCGTGCTCCTAG GCTTCCTCGTCCATCACACCAGCCCTGGCCGTGTCCACGAGGACCtgctggactccctgctccagg ACCTGGGACAGCTGCAGAGTGACCCAGAGCCCGCTGTGGCCGCCGCGGCTCATGCGTCCGCCCAACAGGTGGCGCTGCTGGCCCGCGCCCAGGCCTGGCCCCGCCGCCCAGGACTCCTagacctgcccctgcctctcctccgCCCAGGCCTCTGGCACCGCAGCCcgcccccccggcccccaccaGTCTACCCCAACAGCCCATTCCAGCCCCGGAGCGTCATAGGCCGCTGGGGCTGCCTGGGACCCGAATGCGCCTGA
- the LOC116574735 gene encoding maestro heat-like repeat-containing protein family member 6 isoform X4 codes for MAWGAWGQTRGGPVGALTLTALAEGIQANQGQTPGSSVLGRQPRHGLEPELDPKSVAAVPAPGCEAPEGPCQDPQSSREEGALADLGAYTAACLQEAGIVGTQATALTLPSAPEAQGQPLEAQVYALVSRLLAQVPSLAEGRPRRAALRVLSALAREHAREVVRALLRSSLSPDRAVAELWPSLSRNQCVNGQVLVQLLWALKDQAGRELEALAATRALGEMLAVSGCVGATRGFYPQLLLLLVTQLHQLARGVRAPGSPKVWGPWQRGPPPSQASCAVEALKALLAGDGGRMVVTCMEQAGGWRRLVGAHTHLEGVLLLASAMVAHADHHLRGLFANLLPQLRSPDDAQRLTAMAFFAGLLQSRPTARLLREEVILERLQAWQGDPEPTVRWLGLLGLGHLALDRGKVRHGSRLLPTLLGALGEGDARLVDAALGALGRLLRQPRAPVRLLSAQLGPWLPRLLDDARESVRASAVGLLGTLVRRGRGGLRVGLRGPLRKLVLQSVVPLLLRLQDPSRDAAESSEWTLARCDQALRWGLLEDTVTVAHYDSPEALSRICHCLVQRYPSHTPSFLSQTQGYLRSPQTPLRWGAAVLLGFLVHHTSPGRVHEDLLDSLLQDLGQLQSDPEPAVAAAAHASAQQVALLARAQAWPRRPGLLDLPLPLLRPGLWHRSPPPRPPPVYPNSPFQPRSVIGRWGCLGPECA; via the exons ATGGCTTGGGGGGCGTGGGGCCAGACCCGCGGGGGCCCTGTGGGGGCTCTAACTCTGACAGCTCTGGCTGAAGGGATCCAGGCCAACCAGGGACAGACCCCAGGTAGCTCTGTCCTTGGCCGTCAGCCCAGACATGGGCTTGAACCTGAGTTGGATCCCAAGAGTGTGGCTGCTGTCCCCGCCCCGGGCTGTGAGGCCCCTGAGGGACCCTGTCAG GACCCCCAGAGCTCCCGGGAGGAGGGGGCCCTTGCGGACCTGGGGGCGTACACCGCGGCCTGCCTGCAAGAGGCCGGCATTGTGGGGACGCAGGCGACAGCGCTCACACTGCCCTCAGCTCCGGAGGCCCAGGGCCAGCCTCTGGAGGCCCAG GTGTATGCCCTGGTGAGCCGGCTGCTGGCGCAGGTGCCCAGCCTGGCCGAAGGGAGGCCCCGGCGGGCGGCCCTCCGGGTGCTGAGCGCGCTGGCCCGGGAGCACGCTCGGGAGGTGGTGCGTGCGCTGCTGCGCAGCTCGCTGTCCCCGGACCG GGCGGTGGCTGAACTGTGGCCCAGCCTGAGCCGGAATCAGTGCGTGAACGGGCAGGTGCTGGTCCAGCTGCTGTGGGCGCTGAAGGACCAAGCCGGGCGGGAGCTGGAGGCCTTGGCG GCCACTCGGGCCCTTGGGGAGATGCTGGCTGTGTCTGGCTGCGTGGGTGCCACGCGGGGCTTCTACCCacagctcctgctcctgctggtCACGCAGCTACACCAGCTAGCGCGGGGCGTGCGCGCCCCTGGCTCCCCGAAGGTGTGGGGCCCCTGGCAGCGAGGGCCGCCGCCCAGCCAGGCCAG CTGCGCGGTGGAGGCCTTGAAGGCCTTGCTCGCCGGGGACGGTGGCCGCATGGTAGTCACGTGCATGGAGCAGGCCGGCggctggaggaggctggtggGAGCCCACACCCACCTAGAAGGCGTCCTGCTGCTGGCCAG TGCCATGGTGGCCCACGCGGACCACCACCTGCGAGGCCTGTTCGCGAACTTGCTGCCGCAGCTGCGCAGCCCCGACGACGCGCAGCGCCTCACGGCGATGGCCTTCTTCGCcggg CTGCTGCAGAGTCGGCCCACGGCGAGGCTCCTGCGGGAGGAGGTCATCCTGGAGCGGCTCCAGGCCTGGCAGGGCGACCCCGAGCCCACCGTGCGCTGGCTGGGCCTGCTGGGCCTCGGCCACCTAGCGCTGGACCGCGGGAAG GTGCGGCACGGGAGCAGGCTGCTGCCCACGCTGCTGGGTGCGCTGGGCGAGGGCGACGCGAGGCTCGTGGACGCGGCGCTGGGCGCGCTGGGGAGGCTCCTGCGGCAGCCGCGGGCGCCCGTGCGCCTCCTGAGCGCCCAGCTGGGGCCCTGGCTACCGCGGCTGCTGGACGAC GCCAGGGAGTCGGTCCGCGCCTCGGCCGTGGGGCTTCTCGGGACGCTGGtgcggcggggccggggcgggctcCGGGTGGGGCTCCGCGGCCCCCTCCGGAAGCTGGTGCTCCAGAGCGTCGTCCCTCTGCTGTTGCGCCTGCAAGATCCCAGCCGCGATGCCGCTGAG AGTTCAGAGTGGACCCTGGCCCGCTGTGACCAGGCCTTACGTTGGGGCCTGCTGGAGGACACGGTCACTGTGGCCCACTACGACAGCCCTGAGGCCCTAAGCCGCATCTGCCACTGCCTG GTTCAGCGGTACCCAAGTCACACCCCCAGCTTCCTGAGCCAGACCCAGGGCTACCTGCGGAGCCCACAGACCCCTTTGCGCTGGGGCGCGGCCGTGCTCCTAG GCTTCCTCGTCCATCACACCAGCCCTGGCCGTGTCCACGAGGACCtgctggactccctgctccagg ACCTGGGACAGCTGCAGAGTGACCCAGAGCCCGCTGTGGCCGCCGCGGCTCATGCGTCCGCCCAACAGGTGGCGCTGCTGGCCCGCGCCCAGGCCTGGCCCCGCCGCCCAGGACTCCTagacctgcccctgcctctcctccgCCCAGGCCTCTGGCACCGCAGCCcgcccccccggcccccaccaGTCTACCCCAACAGCCCATTCCAGCCCCGGAGCGTCATAGGCCGCTGGGGCTGCCTGGGACCCGAATGCGCCTGA
- the LOC116574735 gene encoding maestro heat-like repeat-containing protein family member 6 isoform X3: protein MAWGAWGQTRGGPVGALTLTALAEGIQANQGQTPGSSVLGRQPRHGLEPELDPKSVAAVPAPGCEAPEGPCQDPQSSREEGALADLGAYTAACLQEAGIVGTQATALTLPSAPEAQGQPLEAQVYALVSRLLAQVPSLAEGRPRRAALRVLSALAREHAREVVTLGAQAGAPRWDERARWRLLPNDPGSWVTLPRRSSLGFPSVQGLCPTPDPVSAAPTPRAVAELWPSLSRNQCVNGQVLVQLLWALKDQAGRELEALAATRALGEMLAVSGCVGATRGFYPQLLLLLVTQLHQLARGVRAPGSPKVWGPWQRGPPPSQASCAVEALKALLAGDGGRMVVTCMEQAGGWRRLVGAHTHLEGVLLLASAMVAHADHHLRGLFANLLPQLRSPDDAQRLTAMAFFAGLLQSRPTARLLREEVILERLQAWQGDPEPTVRWLGLLGLGHLALDRGKVRHGSRLLPTLLGALGEGDARLVDAALGALGRLLRQPRAPVRLLSAQLGPWLPRLLDDARESVRASAVGLLGTLVRRGRGGLRVGLRGPLRKLVLQSVVPLLLRLQDPSRDAAEVQRYPSHTPSFLSQTQGYLRSPQTPLRWGAAVLLGFLVHHTSPGRVHEDLLDSLLQDLGQLQSDPEPAVAAAAHASAQQVALLARAQAWPRRPGLLDLPLPLLRPGLWHRSPPPRPPPVYPNSPFQPRSVIGRWGCLGPECA from the exons ATGGCTTGGGGGGCGTGGGGCCAGACCCGCGGGGGCCCTGTGGGGGCTCTAACTCTGACAGCTCTGGCTGAAGGGATCCAGGCCAACCAGGGACAGACCCCAGGTAGCTCTGTCCTTGGCCGTCAGCCCAGACATGGGCTTGAACCTGAGTTGGATCCCAAGAGTGTGGCTGCTGTCCCCGCCCCGGGCTGTGAGGCCCCTGAGGGACCCTGTCAG GACCCCCAGAGCTCCCGGGAGGAGGGGGCCCTTGCGGACCTGGGGGCGTACACCGCGGCCTGCCTGCAAGAGGCCGGCATTGTGGGGACGCAGGCGACAGCGCTCACACTGCCCTCAGCTCCGGAGGCCCAGGGCCAGCCTCTGGAGGCCCAG GTGTATGCCCTGGTGAGCCGGCTGCTGGCGCAGGTGCCCAGCCTGGCCGAAGGGAGGCCCCGGCGGGCGGCCCTCCGGGTGCTGAGCGCGCTGGCCCGGGAGCACGCTCGGGAGGTG GTCACACTGGGAGCCCAGGCCGGGGCTCCAAGGTGGGACGAGCGAGCCAGGTGGCGGCTTCTCCCCAACGACCCTGGCTCTTGGGTCACTCTGCCCAGGAGAAGTTCTCTGGGGTTTCCTTCTGTACAGGGACTGTGCCCAACACCAG ACCCTGTCTCAGCGGCTCCCACCCCCAGGGCGGTGGCTGAACTGTGGCCCAGCCTGAGCCGGAATCAGTGCGTGAACGGGCAGGTGCTGGTCCAGCTGCTGTGGGCGCTGAAGGACCAAGCCGGGCGGGAGCTGGAGGCCTTGGCG GCCACTCGGGCCCTTGGGGAGATGCTGGCTGTGTCTGGCTGCGTGGGTGCCACGCGGGGCTTCTACCCacagctcctgctcctgctggtCACGCAGCTACACCAGCTAGCGCGGGGCGTGCGCGCCCCTGGCTCCCCGAAGGTGTGGGGCCCCTGGCAGCGAGGGCCGCCGCCCAGCCAGGCCAG CTGCGCGGTGGAGGCCTTGAAGGCCTTGCTCGCCGGGGACGGTGGCCGCATGGTAGTCACGTGCATGGAGCAGGCCGGCggctggaggaggctggtggGAGCCCACACCCACCTAGAAGGCGTCCTGCTGCTGGCCAG TGCCATGGTGGCCCACGCGGACCACCACCTGCGAGGCCTGTTCGCGAACTTGCTGCCGCAGCTGCGCAGCCCCGACGACGCGCAGCGCCTCACGGCGATGGCCTTCTTCGCcggg CTGCTGCAGAGTCGGCCCACGGCGAGGCTCCTGCGGGAGGAGGTCATCCTGGAGCGGCTCCAGGCCTGGCAGGGCGACCCCGAGCCCACCGTGCGCTGGCTGGGCCTGCTGGGCCTCGGCCACCTAGCGCTGGACCGCGGGAAG GTGCGGCACGGGAGCAGGCTGCTGCCCACGCTGCTGGGTGCGCTGGGCGAGGGCGACGCGAGGCTCGTGGACGCGGCGCTGGGCGCGCTGGGGAGGCTCCTGCGGCAGCCGCGGGCGCCCGTGCGCCTCCTGAGCGCCCAGCTGGGGCCCTGGCTACCGCGGCTGCTGGACGAC GCCAGGGAGTCGGTCCGCGCCTCGGCCGTGGGGCTTCTCGGGACGCTGGtgcggcggggccggggcgggctcCGGGTGGGGCTCCGCGGCCCCCTCCGGAAGCTGGTGCTCCAGAGCGTCGTCCCTCTGCTGTTGCGCCTGCAAGATCCCAGCCGCGATGCCGCTGAG GTTCAGCGGTACCCAAGTCACACCCCCAGCTTCCTGAGCCAGACCCAGGGCTACCTGCGGAGCCCACAGACCCCTTTGCGCTGGGGCGCGGCCGTGCTCCTAG GCTTCCTCGTCCATCACACCAGCCCTGGCCGTGTCCACGAGGACCtgctggactccctgctccagg ACCTGGGACAGCTGCAGAGTGACCCAGAGCCCGCTGTGGCCGCCGCGGCTCATGCGTCCGCCCAACAGGTGGCGCTGCTGGCCCGCGCCCAGGCCTGGCCCCGCCGCCCAGGACTCCTagacctgcccctgcctctcctccgCCCAGGCCTCTGGCACCGCAGCCcgcccccccggcccccaccaGTCTACCCCAACAGCCCATTCCAGCCCCGGAGCGTCATAGGCCGCTGGGGCTGCCTGGGACCCGAATGCGCCTGA